From Portunus trituberculatus isolate SZX2019 chromosome 50, ASM1759143v1, whole genome shotgun sequence, the proteins below share one genomic window:
- the LOC123499643 gene encoding uncharacterized protein LOC123499643 isoform X1, with protein sequence MESMGVKPRPKPLLVAAVVVVAVVAAGPGAVTASSRNNERLYSSLHELTNVLREGFSTLAEGLRQERASREDFTRFMKAEVVGIRRAVQGLCRGVRVLSGGSDEACLDQGGEGDGAMQGAGHGGERGGGGTELTSLGGSGHSHVNVHEKIHSRDRQPTPTAPPPPDPMACPSPYHRFGNYCLTLLRERVNWEEARARCHSFAQSLGAAGEGDLAVVEDMDTFKAFVAKTDFQPPQPLNHHRRYHHHHHYCHRHHHNPLNSCFCPAGEAPSGMALVGGSADGWGGAWVWVDGSLIKQLPWLYSQTGHEGTVLAVDRDGIFHTIIRRTALWPLCQLK encoded by the exons ATGGAGAGTATGGGCGTGAAG CCACGACCCAAGCCCCTTTTGgtggctgcagtggtggtggtagcggtggtggcggcgggtcCTGGCGCCGTGACAGCCTCCTCCCGGAACAACGAAAGGCTTTACTCCTCCCTGCACGAGCTGACCAATGTACTGCGAGAGGGCTTCAGCACCCTGGCGGAGGGACTGCGGCAGGAGAGGGCTAGCCGGGAGGACTTCACTCGCTTCATGAAGGCAGAGGTAGTGGGAATCCGTAGAG CTGTGCAGGGCCTGTGTCGCGGCGTGCGGGTTTTATCTGGCGGCAGCGACGAGGCGTGTCTGGACCAGGGAGGTGAGGGCGACGGTGCAATGCAAGGCGCGGGTCACGGCGGGGAGCGAGGGGGCGGAGGGACGGAACTGACATCCTTGGGAGGCAGCGGTCACTCACATGTCAACGTTCATGAAAAGATACATTCTAGGGACCGTCAGCCGACGCCGACAG CTCCGCCTCCTCCAGATCCTATGGCCTGCCCGTCACCCTACCATAGGTTTGGCAACTACTGCCTCACGCTACTTCGGGAAAGGGTCAACTGGGAGGAGGCTCGGGCGCGGTGCCACAGCTTCGCCCAGTCTCTAGGCGCGGCGGGCGAGGGGGATCTGGCTGTGGTGGAGGACATGGACACCTTTAAAGCCTTCGTGGCCAAGACAGACTTCC AACCTCCACAGCCGctcaaccaccaccgccgctaccaccaccaccaccactactgtcatcgtcaccaccacaaccctctCAACTCCTGCTTCTGTCCGGCAGGTGAGGCCCCGTCGGGGATGGCGCTGGTGGGCGGATCGGCTGACGGGTGGGGCGgtgcgtgggtgtgggtggacgGCTCCCTCATCAAGCAGCTCCCATGGCTGTACTCACAGACGGGGCATGAGGGCACGGTGCTGGCGGTGGACAGGGACGGCATCTTCCACACGATCATCAGAAGGACAGCTCTGTGGCCGCTCTGTCAACTCAAGTAG
- the LOC123499643 gene encoding uncharacterized protein LOC123499643 isoform X2, with protein MESMGVKPRPKPLLVAAVVVVAVVAAGPGAVTASSRNNERLYSSLHELTNVLREGFSTLAEGLRQERASREDFTRFMKAEVVGIRRAVQGLCRGVRVLSGGSDEACLDQGGEGDGAMQGAGHGGERGGGGTELTSLGGSGHSHVNVHEKIHSRDRQPTPTAPPPPDPMACPSPYHRFGNYCLTLLRERVNWEEARARCHSFAQSLGAAGEGDLAVVEDMDTFKAFVAKTDFREAPSGMALVGGSADGWGGAWVWVDGSLIKQLPWLYSQTGHEGTVLAVDRDGIFHTIIRRTALWPLCQLK; from the exons ATGGAGAGTATGGGCGTGAAG CCACGACCCAAGCCCCTTTTGgtggctgcagtggtggtggtagcggtggtggcggcgggtcCTGGCGCCGTGACAGCCTCCTCCCGGAACAACGAAAGGCTTTACTCCTCCCTGCACGAGCTGACCAATGTACTGCGAGAGGGCTTCAGCACCCTGGCGGAGGGACTGCGGCAGGAGAGGGCTAGCCGGGAGGACTTCACTCGCTTCATGAAGGCAGAGGTAGTGGGAATCCGTAGAG CTGTGCAGGGCCTGTGTCGCGGCGTGCGGGTTTTATCTGGCGGCAGCGACGAGGCGTGTCTGGACCAGGGAGGTGAGGGCGACGGTGCAATGCAAGGCGCGGGTCACGGCGGGGAGCGAGGGGGCGGAGGGACGGAACTGACATCCTTGGGAGGCAGCGGTCACTCACATGTCAACGTTCATGAAAAGATACATTCTAGGGACCGTCAGCCGACGCCGACAG CTCCGCCTCCTCCAGATCCTATGGCCTGCCCGTCACCCTACCATAGGTTTGGCAACTACTGCCTCACGCTACTTCGGGAAAGGGTCAACTGGGAGGAGGCTCGGGCGCGGTGCCACAGCTTCGCCCAGTCTCTAGGCGCGGCGGGCGAGGGGGATCTGGCTGTGGTGGAGGACATGGACACCTTTAAAGCCTTCGTGGCCAAGACAGACTTCC GTGAGGCCCCGTCGGGGATGGCGCTGGTGGGCGGATCGGCTGACGGGTGGGGCGgtgcgtgggtgtgggtggacgGCTCCCTCATCAAGCAGCTCCCATGGCTGTACTCACAGACGGGGCATGAGGGCACGGTGCTGGCGGTGGACAGGGACGGCATCTTCCACACGATCATCAGAAGGACAGCTCTGTGGCCGCTCTGTCAACTCAAGTAG